From Oryza sativa Japonica Group chromosome 4, ASM3414082v1, one genomic window encodes:
- the LOC107275718 gene encoding uncharacterized protein produces the protein MAGPSVWKGLGVAGSTSIVISDDEKKEIQQDVEDLEEEEERPGWLPDGWIMEVYQGDDGTIYRYYTSPISGLTFTMKSEVLQYLFSGMDERFLESKNCAADNQLIMTHEWLPKGWIIEVRAGGKNMNKMYKFYVYPPAGVRLFSKEDVLLYINKSEITGFDTNGECDTRTKDNILANVEFNPHSLPEGWVKEVVFRKTKTGVIRKDPYFTDPVNNYSFRTRKSAMLYVQTGKVPKRAFIQRTSVHDLYSFEKSADLHESLKKRLDFAARTNRKSRRSLKSKNSSLTEKSLSDEESSYKSEDGDSSDDLSDSSSEVKKNKGKLEKTTCKTKKSVSFNTAKRPVGRPSKRSTEEMPRDVEIKQESASSEEYWC, from the exons ATGGCCGGTCCAAGCGTTTGGAAGGGTTTAGGCGTGGCCGGATCAACATCGATAGTGATATCAGATGACGAGAAGAAAGAGATTCAGCAAGATGTAGAggatttggaggaggaggaggaacgccCAGGATGGCTTCCAGATGGTTGGATAATGGAGGTCTACCAAGGTGACGATGGCACAATCTACCGG TACTACACATCTCCTATATCAGGACTCACTTTCACCATGAAGTCAGAGGTGCTTCAGTACCTTTTCTCTGGGATGGATGAGCGATTCCTGGAATCAAAGAACTGTGCTGCAGATAACCAGCTTATT ATGACACATGAATGGCTTCCAAAAGGCTGGATAATCGAGGTTAGAGCTGGTGGAAAGAACATGAACAAGATGTATAAG TTTTATGTTTATCCACCAGCTGGAGTTCGACTGTTTTCTAAAGAGGATGTACTGCTATATATTAATAAGTCCGAGATTACTGGATTTGATACAAATGGAGAATGTGACACAAGAACCAAAGACAAC ATTCTTGCAAATGTGGAATTTAATCCACATTCACTGCCAGAAGGATGGGTGAAGGAAGTAGTATTTAGAAAGACAAAGACTGGAGTAATTAGAAAAGACCCG TATTTCACGGATCCTGTTAATAATTATTCATTCCGCACAAGGAAATCTGCAATGCTCTATGTTCAAACTGGAAAAGTACCTAAACGCGCATTTATTCAGAGGACAAGTGTTCATGACCTCTACTCTTTTGAGAAGTCCGCAGATCTG CATGAAAGTCTGAAGAAAAGACTAGACTTTGCAGCTAGGACTAACCGGAAATCCAGAAGATCATTGAAATCCAAAAACTCATCGCTTACAGAAAAGTCACTCAGTGATGAGGAAAGTTCATATAAGT CTGAAGATGGTGACTCCTCTGATGATTTATCAGATTCATCAAGCGAggttaaaaaaaacaagggCAAGCTTGAGAAGACTACATGCAAAACCAAAAAATCGGTATCCTTTAACACTGCCAAGCGTCCTGTTGGGAGACCCTCAAAAAGATCCACTGAGGAAATGCCTCGTGACGTGGAAATCAAACAAGAGAGTGCAAGTAGCGAAGAATATTGGTGCTGA